A section of the Rhizomicrobium sp. genome encodes:
- a CDS encoding ABC transporter substrate-binding protein has product MRLAAIRRVVTAALAVLAFAIVSPAAAATPAEDLVANNIHKGLEILNDVHLTQDQRRAAFEDFLLGITDLKRVAVFTLGDYAVKATPADRDAFAAAFQRYAVTVYQSYFQRYSGQTLKVTGSRVNGPADDIVTTLLVDPKEQSGRPLEVDFRVRSDIGKPVIVDFSVAGIWLAPAEHDEFVAFLGRNGGGVPALSAYMDQLRANIASGN; this is encoded by the coding sequence ATGCGCCTTGCAGCCATCCGTCGCGTTGTGACCGCGGCGCTCGCCGTTCTCGCATTCGCCATCGTCTCGCCCGCCGCCGCAGCGACCCCCGCCGAAGACCTTGTCGCAAACAACATCCACAAGGGCCTTGAGATTCTCAACGACGTCCATCTGACCCAGGACCAGCGGCGCGCGGCGTTCGAGGACTTCCTGCTCGGCATCACCGATCTCAAGCGTGTCGCCGTCTTCACCCTGGGCGACTATGCCGTCAAAGCGACCCCGGCCGATCGCGACGCCTTCGCCGCCGCCTTCCAGCGCTACGCGGTCACGGTCTACCAGTCCTATTTCCAGCGCTATTCCGGCCAGACGCTCAAGGTCACCGGGTCGCGCGTGAACGGGCCGGCCGACGATATCGTCACGACGCTGCTGGTCGATCCCAAGGAACAGTCGGGCAGGCCGCTGGAGGTCGATTTCCGCGTGCGGTCCGATATCGGCAAGCCGGTCATCGTGGATTTCAGCGTCGCCGGCATCTGGCTGGCGCCGGCGGAGCACGACGAATTCGTGGCCTTCCTCGGCCGCAACGGCGGGGGCGTTCCGGCGCTGTCCGCCTATATGGACCAGCTCCGCGCGAACATTGCTTCGGGCAACTGA
- a CDS encoding histidine phosphotransferase family protein yields the protein MDDIEFAAFLVSRVCHDLVGPLGAVVNGLEVMEDERDAAMRADALKIVTSSALQALARLQFMRIAFGAAGSAGAELDVGEIGRLVAGLLEGGKVQLNWQGGHVNWPKNWAKLLMNAALLGADCLPRGGQLSVMVGADPAAPAFKIVATSPYARVLDDVANAVRGEETHLDARGIQPYLAHKLSRDLNAGLTLTAREGAVELVAG from the coding sequence ATGGATGACATCGAATTTGCCGCATTCCTGGTCAGCCGGGTCTGCCACGACCTGGTCGGCCCCCTCGGCGCGGTCGTCAACGGCCTCGAAGTGATGGAGGACGAGCGCGACGCGGCAATGCGCGCCGACGCGCTGAAAATCGTCACGTCGAGCGCCCTGCAGGCGCTGGCCCGGCTCCAATTCATGCGCATTGCCTTCGGCGCGGCGGGTTCCGCCGGCGCGGAACTCGACGTCGGCGAGATCGGGCGGCTGGTCGCCGGCCTGCTGGAGGGCGGCAAGGTCCAGCTCAACTGGCAGGGCGGTCATGTGAACTGGCCCAAGAACTGGGCGAAACTCCTGATGAACGCGGCGCTTCTGGGCGCGGATTGCCTGCCGCGCGGCGGCCAGCTTTCCGTCATGGTCGGTGCGGATCCGGCCGCGCCCGCCTTCAAGATCGTCGCGACCAGCCCCTATGCCCGCGTGCTGGACGACGTCGCGAACGCGGTGCGCGGCGAGGAAACCCATCTCGACGCCCGCGGCATCCAGCCTTATCTCGCCCACAAGCTGTCGCGCGATCTGAACGCCGGGCTGACGCTGACCGCGCGCGAGGGCGCCGTCGAACTGGTCGCGGGTTAA
- a CDS encoding protein-glutamate O-methyltransferase CheR — protein sequence MTEDDLDFLSRIVRRRSGLILPPTKTRFVAGQLSPVMRRFGFRSIDGLMAELRHGRDTLARAVTEAMTTNESSFFRDKAAFEHFRDLILPRLIEDRAQTKRLRIWCAACAAGQEPYSIAMLLDDAKLVSKGWNIDLIATDLSTEMIARAEEGLYTHFEVQRGLAIRRLVSHFAQEGGSWRIHENLRRMVTFRAFNLLDSYGWLDDLDIVFCRNVLIYFERKTKIDVLDKIADVLVPDGALVLGHAESVRGLSSVFVPVDHAPGIFVKGKAAAQRFAATG from the coding sequence ATGACGGAAGACGACCTGGATTTTCTCTCGCGGATCGTACGCCGGCGGTCGGGTCTCATCCTGCCGCCGACCAAGACGCGCTTCGTCGCGGGCCAGCTCAGCCCCGTGATGCGCCGCTTCGGCTTCCGCTCGATCGACGGCCTGATGGCGGAACTCCGCCACGGGCGCGATACGCTGGCGCGCGCCGTCACCGAGGCAATGACGACCAACGAATCCTCCTTTTTCCGCGACAAGGCCGCGTTCGAGCATTTCCGCGACCTCATCCTGCCGCGCCTCATCGAGGACCGCGCCCAGACAAAGCGCCTGCGCATCTGGTGCGCCGCCTGCGCCGCGGGCCAGGAACCCTATTCCATCGCCATGCTGCTCGATGACGCCAAGCTGGTGTCGAAAGGCTGGAACATCGACCTGATCGCCACCGACCTCAGCACCGAGATGATCGCGCGCGCCGAGGAGGGCCTCTACACCCATTTCGAGGTCCAGCGCGGGCTTGCGATCCGCCGCCTCGTCTCGCATTTCGCCCAGGAGGGCGGGAGCTGGCGCATCCACGAGAACCTGCGCCGCATGGTGACGTTCCGTGCCTTCAACCTGCTCGATTCCTATGGCTGGCTAGACGACCTCGACATCGTGTTCTGCCGCAACGTGCTGATCTATTTCGAGCGCAAGACCAAGATCGACGTGCTCGACAAGATCGCCGACGTCCTGGTGCCGGACGGCGCGCTGGTGCTGGGCCATGCCGAATCGGTGCGCGGGCTGTCGAGCGTCTTCGTGCCGGTCGACCACGCGCCGGGCATCTTCGTCAAAGGCAAGGCCGCGGCGCAGCGGTTCGCCGCGACGGGCTGA
- the secF gene encoding protein translocase subunit SecF, with product MPLLRFLPEATKINFVRARYFAFAIDGLLLLASIISIAVHGFNLGIDFTGGVAIEVKYAQTIDIGQMRADIGNLGFKEVQVTYFGGGQCDTPANSCALIRVQPQSDEANQAVAQTIKAKLGTAYTIRNTDVVGPQVSAELFHAGILATLLAVLAIALWVAFRFEWQYGVSAALATGHDVLVTAGLFSILHLDFTLTSIAALLTLAGYSINDTVVVFDRIRENRRKYKRMPLPDLINLSTNQMLTRTILTSVATGVSIIPLLLYGGPSLFDFSAAILFGIVVGTFSSIYVAAALLLYLPAPAGNIATETSDASA from the coding sequence ATGCCCCTTTTGCGATTCCTGCCCGAAGCCACCAAGATCAATTTCGTCAGGGCGCGCTATTTCGCCTTTGCCATCGACGGCCTGCTGTTGCTGGCGTCGATCATCTCAATCGCCGTCCACGGTTTCAACCTCGGCATCGACTTCACCGGCGGCGTTGCGATCGAAGTGAAGTACGCCCAGACGATCGATATCGGCCAGATGCGCGCCGACATCGGCAATCTGGGGTTCAAGGAGGTCCAGGTCACCTATTTCGGCGGCGGCCAGTGCGATACGCCCGCGAATTCCTGCGCCCTCATTCGCGTGCAGCCGCAAAGCGACGAAGCCAACCAGGCCGTGGCGCAGACCATCAAGGCGAAGCTGGGTACCGCCTATACGATCCGCAATACCGACGTGGTGGGGCCCCAGGTCAGCGCGGAGCTGTTCCACGCCGGCATCCTGGCGACGCTGCTGGCGGTCCTCGCCATCGCGTTGTGGGTCGCGTTCCGCTTCGAATGGCAATACGGTGTCAGCGCCGCGCTGGCGACCGGCCATGACGTGCTGGTGACGGCCGGCCTGTTCTCGATCCTGCATCTGGATTTCACGCTGACAAGCATCGCGGCGCTGCTTACCCTTGCCGGCTATTCGATCAACGACACCGTCGTCGTGTTCGACCGGATTCGGGAGAACCGCCGCAAATACAAGCGCATGCCGCTGCCGGACCTCATAAATCTTTCGACCAACCAGATGCTGACGCGAACCATCCTGACCAGCGTCGCGACCGGGGTCTCGATCATTCCGCTGCTGCTCTATGGCGGGCCGTCGCTGTTCGATTTCTCCGCCGCGATCCTGTTCGGCATCGTGGTCGGCACGTTCTCTTCGATCTATGTCGCGGCCGCGCTGCTGCTCTATCTGCCGGCGCCGGCCGGCAATATCGCGACGGAGACGTCGGACGCCAGCGCCTAG
- a CDS encoding EipA family protein, with amino-acid sequence MRHFRILGALFAALAALALSVAPTAADDRNANDDTFSPNEIVQAGSDFFGVTTEVMAKAVQRVTEDLGLPDGYIKGDEGSGAFILGVRYGSGWLIRKGMEPTKVYWKGPSIGFDVGGNGSKVFTLVYNLKEERRLYQRFPGVEGSIYFIAGIGVNYLRSGGVTLAPMRTGVGLRAGVNAHYMVYSDRRDWFPL; translated from the coding sequence ATGCGACATTTCCGGATTCTCGGCGCTCTGTTCGCCGCCCTTGCCGCGCTGGCGCTCTCGGTGGCCCCCACGGCCGCCGACGACCGCAATGCAAACGACGACACTTTCTCGCCGAACGAGATCGTACAGGCGGGATCGGACTTCTTCGGCGTCACCACAGAGGTGATGGCCAAGGCCGTGCAGCGCGTGACCGAGGATCTCGGCCTGCCCGACGGCTACATCAAGGGCGACGAAGGCTCAGGCGCCTTCATCCTCGGCGTGCGCTACGGCTCGGGCTGGCTGATCCGCAAGGGCATGGAGCCCACGAAGGTCTATTGGAAAGGCCCCTCGATCGGCTTCGATGTCGGCGGCAACGGCTCCAAGGTCTTCACCCTGGTCTACAATCTCAAGGAGGAGCGGCGCCTCTATCAGCGCTTTCCGGGCGTGGAGGGCAGCATCTATTTCATCGCCGGCATCGGCGTGAACTATCTGCGCTCGGGCGGCGTGACGCTGGCGCCGATGCGCACCGGCGTCGGCCTGCGCGCCGGCGTCAACGCGCATTACATGGTCTACAGCGACCGGCGGGACTGGTTCCCGCTCTAG
- a CDS encoding response regulator has translation MRSCLVVDDSRVIRKVACRILQDLQFETGEADDGLSALVACRARMPELILLDWNMPNMNGIEFLKTLRRERDGARPIVVFCTTENDVAHITEALGAGANEYIMKPFDRGIIEAKLAEVGLM, from the coding sequence ATGAGAAGTTGCCTCGTCGTCGACGACAGCCGCGTGATCCGCAAGGTGGCCTGCCGCATCCTGCAGGATCTGCAGTTCGAGACCGGAGAGGCCGATGACGGCCTCTCCGCGCTGGTCGCCTGCCGCGCCCGGATGCCCGAACTCATCCTGCTCGACTGGAACATGCCGAACATGAACGGCATCGAATTCCTCAAGACGCTGCGCCGCGAGCGCGACGGCGCCCGCCCCATCGTCGTGTTCTGCACCACCGAGAACGACGTGGCCCACATCACCGAGGCGCTGGGCGCCGGCGCCAACGAATACATCATGAAGCCTTTCGACCGGGGCATCATCGAGGCCAAGCTCGCCGAAGTGGGCTTGATGTAA
- a CDS encoding NfeD family protein has protein sequence MDAITQFLNNQAAWHWWALGAVLLALEIASTTQYLLWPGIAALLVGVLKFLVPSLDGRLAVFLFAVIAVVATAVWKRSAWGRAERNTHTNLNDRSAQYVGRMVRAEENFVNGRGAVRVDDTRWCANTVDGSSPIKGDMLRVSGADGAELKVQLAPGFPDTRRGGDLGSARVRREGATER, from the coding sequence ATGGATGCGATCACTCAGTTCCTGAACAACCAGGCCGCCTGGCATTGGTGGGCGCTGGGCGCGGTGCTGCTTGCGCTCGAGATCGCAAGCACGACTCAGTATCTGCTGTGGCCGGGGATCGCGGCGCTGCTGGTCGGCGTGCTGAAATTCCTGGTGCCGTCGCTCGACGGGCGGCTGGCGGTGTTCCTGTTCGCGGTGATCGCGGTGGTGGCGACCGCCGTCTGGAAACGGTCGGCCTGGGGCCGCGCCGAACGCAACACACACACAAATCTCAACGACCGCAGCGCGCAGTATGTCGGGCGCATGGTCAGGGCGGAGGAAAATTTCGTCAATGGCCGCGGCGCGGTGCGGGTCGACGACACCCGCTGGTGCGCCAACACAGTCGACGGCTCGTCTCCGATCAAGGGTGACATGCTGCGGGTTTCCGGCGCGGATGGCGCGGAATTGAAGGTCCAGCTTGCCCCCGGGTTCCCCGATACTCGGCGCGGCGGCGACCTAGGTTCTGCGAGGGTGCGGCGCGAGGGCGCGACCGAAAGATGA
- a CDS encoding SPFH domain-containing protein — MDGATIFVLALLVLALVTIFSGVKSVPQGREWTVERFGRFTKVLKPGLNLIVPYVDRIGRKLSMMEEVLTIPSQVVITRDNATVTADAIAFYQVVDAAKAAYEVANLQAGITNLCLTNARTVIGAMDLDEVLSKRDEINQRLLSVVDQATSPWGVKVTRIEIKDLSPPTDITEAMARQMKAERFRRAEVTQADGEKQGAILRAEGAKQSAILQAEGRKEAAFRDAEARERLAQAEAKATQMVSDSIEAGNVNALNYFLGQKYVDAFAQLANAPNQKFVVVPMESAGLLGSIAGIAEMTREAITTQVATAAAPRARGQNAAGTVPNVAPPTRPAGT; from the coding sequence ATGGATGGCGCAACGATTTTCGTGCTCGCGCTGCTGGTTCTCGCGCTCGTCACCATCTTCTCGGGCGTCAAGAGCGTGCCGCAGGGCCGCGAATGGACGGTCGAGCGCTTCGGCCGTTTCACCAAGGTGCTCAAGCCGGGCCTCAACCTGATCGTCCCCTATGTGGACCGCATCGGGCGCAAGCTTTCGATGATGGAAGAGGTCCTGACGATCCCGAGCCAGGTGGTCATCACGCGCGACAACGCCACCGTGACCGCCGACGCCATCGCCTTCTATCAGGTGGTCGACGCAGCCAAGGCGGCCTATGAGGTCGCCAACCTGCAAGCCGGTATCACCAATCTTTGCCTCACCAATGCGCGCACCGTGATCGGTGCGATGGACCTCGACGAGGTCCTGTCCAAGCGCGACGAGATCAACCAGCGGCTGCTTTCCGTCGTCGACCAGGCGACCAGTCCCTGGGGCGTGAAAGTCACCCGCATCGAGATCAAGGATCTGTCGCCGCCGACCGATATTACCGAAGCAATGGCGCGGCAGATGAAGGCAGAGCGTTTCCGCCGGGCCGAAGTCACCCAGGCCGATGGCGAGAAGCAGGGCGCGATCCTGCGCGCCGAGGGCGCCAAGCAGTCCGCCATTCTCCAGGCGGAAGGCCGCAAGGAAGCCGCCTTCCGCGATGCCGAGGCGCGCGAGCGGCTGGCGCAGGCGGAGGCCAAGGCGACGCAGATGGTCTCGGATTCGATCGAGGCCGGCAACGTCAACGCCCTCAACTACTTCCTCGGCCAGAAATATGTCGACGCCTTCGCGCAGCTCGCCAATGCGCCGAACCAGAAATTCGTCGTCGTGCCGATGGAGTCGGCGGGCCTGCTCGGCTCCATCGCCGGTATCGCCGAGATGACTCGCGAGGCGATCACGACCCAGGTCGCCACCGCCGCCGCGCCGCGGGCGCGCGGCCAGAACGCCGCCGGCACCGTGCCGAACGTGGCGCCGCCGACGCGGCCCGCCGGTACCTGA
- the cysQ gene encoding 3'(2'),5'-bisphosphate nucleotidase CysQ: MPSPSHHLIALAALAHEAGVIVMRHYEAGTAARKKADHSPVTDADEEAEAHILRGLRDAAPDVPVIAEEEVAAGRLPAIGNHFFLVDPLDGTKEFINRNGEFTVNIAEVQNGIAIRGVVYAPAKHRLFLGETPGGAFETETAVDVPPDIALAKPIHVRKAPADGLIAVASRSHRDKKTEEYLAAYPVKDFITAGSSLKFCLVAAGEADIYPRHGTTMEWDTAAGHAVLVAAGGTVTKLDGSPFLYGRAAEGFTNPHFVARGGR, encoded by the coding sequence ATGCCGTCACCCTCTCATCACCTGATCGCGCTCGCCGCTCTCGCGCACGAGGCCGGCGTCATCGTGATGCGCCATTACGAGGCGGGCACTGCGGCGCGCAAGAAGGCCGACCACTCGCCGGTGACCGACGCGGACGAAGAGGCGGAAGCCCATATCCTGCGGGGCCTGCGCGACGCGGCGCCCGACGTGCCGGTGATCGCGGAAGAAGAAGTTGCCGCCGGCCGGTTGCCGGCGATCGGGAACCATTTTTTCCTTGTCGATCCGCTCGACGGCACGAAGGAATTCATCAACCGCAACGGCGAGTTCACCGTGAACATCGCCGAAGTGCAGAACGGCATCGCGATCCGCGGCGTGGTCTATGCGCCGGCCAAGCATCGCCTGTTTCTCGGCGAGACGCCCGGCGGCGCCTTCGAAACCGAAACCGCGGTGGACGTGCCGCCGGACATCGCGCTGGCCAAGCCGATTCATGTCCGCAAGGCTCCGGCGGACGGCCTTATCGCCGTCGCCAGCCGCTCGCACCGCGACAAGAAGACGGAGGAATATCTCGCCGCCTATCCGGTGAAGGACTTCATCACCGCCGGCTCTTCGCTGAAATTCTGCCTGGTCGCCGCCGGCGAGGCAGACATTTATCCGCGCCACGGAACGACGATGGAATGGGACACCGCGGCCGGCCACGCGGTTCTCGTCGCGGCGGGTGGAACCGTCACGAAGCTCGACGGTTCGCCGTTTCTCTACGGTCGTGCAGCGGAAGGTTTTACCAACCCGCATTTCGTCGCGCGGGGCGGCCGTTAA